From Neomonachus schauinslandi chromosome 12, ASM220157v2, whole genome shotgun sequence, the proteins below share one genomic window:
- the LOC110592685 gene encoding cytoplasmic dynein 2 light intermediate chain 1-like has translation MPSETLWEITKAKVEKRGSSGSEGDGLEIGEKSVFFIGSKNGGKTTIILRGLDRDEPPKPTSALEHTCGRRTEGRDIPKDTAHFWELGGGTALLDLISIPIMSGTLWTFSIVLVWDLSKPNDLWPTTEILLQATKSHVDKMIMKLGKTYSKGESEMRPKIWSNMQKDHPVSCCWDYS, from the coding sequence ATGCCCAGTGAAACTCTCTGGGAAATCACAAAAGCCAAAGTGGAAAAACGTGGAAGTAGTGGAAGTGAAGGTGATGGACTTGAAAttggagaaaaatctgttttcttcattggaagtaaaaatgggggaaagactACTATTATTCTAAGGGGTCTTGACAGGGATGAGCCACCAAAACCAACCTCAGCTTTGGAACATACGTGCGGAAGAAGAACAGAAGGGCGTGATATACCAAAAGATACCGCTCACTTTTGGGAACTAGGTGGAGGAACCGCTTTATTGGACTTAATCAGCATACCAATCATGAGTGGTACCTTATGGACATTTTCTATTGTTCTTGTTTGGGATCTTTCCAAACCTAATGACCTTTGGCCCACTACGGAAATTCTGTTGCAAGCCACAAAAAGCCACGTAGATAAAATGATAATGAAACTGGGGAAGACATATTCTAAAGGAGAGTCTGAAATGAGACCGAAGATATGGAGTAATATGCAGAAGGACCATCCAGTGAGTTGCTGTTGGGATTATTCCTAG